One Chrysiogenia bacterium genomic window, ATCATCCAGCCTTCGCCATAGGGATCTTCATTGAGGGTCTCGGGCGCCTCGGCCAGCGTCTCGTTGACGGCGACCACCTCCCCCGAGAGCGGGGCGAAGAGATCGGAGACGGCCTTGACCGACTCGACCGTACCAAAGGGCTTGTCCTGCTCGAGCTCATCGCCCTCTTCGGGAAGCTCGACAAAGACGACGTCCCCCAGCTCCGAAGCGGCATGGGCGGTAATCCCGATGCGCGCGCGCGTGCCGTTGATGCGGCACCATTCATGTTCCTTGGTATAGAGCAGGTTCTCGGGAATCTCACTCATTGCGGGGGACTCTCTCTCAAACTCGGCCCACGGGCTTGGAAACCGGGCCGGTCTTTCGCGCGCCCTCTCGGGCGGCATTCGCGATAAGTAGGTGGGAA contains:
- the gcvH gene encoding glycine cleavage system protein GcvH; the encoded protein is MSEIPENLLYTKEHEWCRINGTRARIGITAHAASELGDVVFVELPEEGDELEQDKPFGTVESVKAVSDLFAPLSGEVVAVNETLAEAPETLNEDPYGEGWMIEIELSAPGEQDTLLSPEDYKALIEE